The sequence CTGGAATTTGGGTTGCCTTTCttccttatctctctcttctactGGCTGTACGAGGGGCTGCGGAGCCCAACTGCACGTCAACCAGGAGAACCGAGCGCTTATTCAGTGTTCAACCCAGACTGTCAGCCTCTCCTGGGGGCACTTACTGCAGAGcagctagagggagagatgggctACAGACCACTGGCCAACAGATGAGACCCTCAAACAACTGactttattctgacatttaataGCTACTGTACTTTAAGATTTCCACTGTAATAAAAATGAactgtaaatgtatttatttgaatGGTGCACATTGCTGATGTTGATTTTGAAGTCAAATGTAGCCTATTCCAAACTACAAGATCATTCAACACTGCCACACATTGATGATGCTGTGAAAGCACCAACATCTACTTGTTAATTCCATTAACATGGGTGTACTTGAAACTTAGAACATATTACTGTactttgaacacacacacacacacaggaagttgACAGTGTCTGAAATATTTTAGAAAAATTAACTTTTTAATATATTTGACAGTGCTCAGTTTCCTTGCGATTTACGACACGACAGAGGTTATTGGCCCTTCGTTTGGGACTTCCAAACCGTACAAGTTGACATCGACAAGCAGGCAGAGTGGCCCACGTTTTGcgagcatggagaggccagagattgGCAGATTAGTAAATTGGGCTAAGGAACAGAAGGTGGGTATTGGAAAAAGGCCAGCAGTACATGTTCTACGAGCCCATATAGCGGATGAAAGCACGGCGTGAGCGTGGTGAACGAATAGACGTGGTTATGGACATCGATGAAGGAGAAGAGCAGAGGGCAGTGGGAAGATGTGTGTTGGGGAAGCGTATTCTGATGGCTCAGAAATTGAACCTGACGAGAGTGAAGAGGAATCTCCTGTGGTGGCAGGCGTGGTGAAGACCTCAAGAGTCCAAGCCTCGCCCCAATGGTCACGCAAAGGATGATTTGGGCCCAGTGAGAGTCACAATTTTGGAGAAAGTTGATCTCTGCCTTATGGATCAGCCAAGCCAAATGTAGTCTCAGGCTGGGTAGAAAAGAAGTTGTTAAATCTGTGAAGAGAGATCATTTTCTGTGTTTCTTCTGTCCAGAGGGAGCAGGTGTTTCATGTCGGGTTTAGGGACAAGACCTGTGACTTGCTTTACTCTGGAGCAGGGCACCtttgaaaggagtgattactgggGTGGCATTGTGTTGAGGTGGAGCAACTAACATGAAAGATCCCCTGTGTCAGTGACACCGCCGTTTGGTGGTGAAACTGAGAAGACAATGTCTTGTCAGTTTGAGTTTTGAATCAGAATCTTTAACTGATGAAGATAAATTAGAATATGTCAGTTATCCAGTGAGAGCTTTGGTGTCGCACCCACTAAGGTGTTACAGATGCCATGCTTTTGGTCATGTTGCAGCTCTGTATAGGAGGGAGATTCCGGGATGTGAGAAGTGCGCAAGAGGGCAtgggacaaaggaatgtgtagtatccgtggaaaaaaatgtaaattgtaggggtgcccatgtTGCTGGGGAGCAGAAGTGCACGGTGTGAGAGTGACAGGTTGAGGTTACCAGGGTCAAAGGTTGCCAGGCTCAGAGTAGAACAGAAGGTgtcgtatgctgaggcagtgaagagagtagaggatgaTGGGTCAAGGGTGAGTACTAGGCCAACACAGAGTTATACAAATTTGTGCTTCAGTGAGGTGGGCTTCTTAGCAGTCATTGCCAATCACAGAACATTGATGTTGTGCTGGCAGTTGCAGAGAAGTACTTGGGTGTACAAGGTTTTACTGCAGAAGAGTTAAGGTGTGTTGAGAGAAAGAGTCCGATCCTCCCAGGCATCAGCCTGGTGTAGGAACAGCTTGgttcaaagtagtggaatggggtagtgATTCAGTATTTTTATGAAAGTGGTATATagctgtagggttagttggtggtgcaATTTTTTCATTTTCCCCCTTCCTTGTAATTTTGTATCACAAAATGTGACGTCATCGACCACACACTactgtacagtaggtggcggcatgcacaaCTAACATGTGCAAACGCCATGATACCAAAATAGAAGAAGACAacaacgatgatgatgatgatgaagaagaagACTGACGTCATCACGTACGCCCGAACAGGAACAGGAAGTAAACATACCAAAGTAGAACGGATTTTAAGATTTCGCATCTGCGAATGTGTCATACCACTCTTTGTGGCAGTGAATCACCTCAGTGCATTGAAAGCATCTTATATAACATTTCTGCTATTCAAAAGGCGGGATTTCGCACGATCGCGAGGCAATCTGCTACGTAGACCTCTCAACAATCCATCAAGCTAGATGGCTagctagtttttttttttttaccagggatTGATACGCGCCGTGCACAGCGCGCACATTGCATAGATTGCCACGCACTCTATAATTTCTGCATGAGCATGAGTCAGAAGTTGTTAACATTCGCAAAAGCTTGTAGAGTTCAGAGCCCTGTACAAGGGCTAGTGAAATGCAGCCCATAACGTCACCTGGCAACGGCAACACTTTGAAGTCAGCGGGTTGGGAGTCAACAGCTGATACAGACGCACTGGAGTTGACAAAACATCCGATGTCTGCTGTCCCTCAGGCTACAGGGACTTTACAATGGGGGGTAGGCTAAAACTAAATTACTCAAATGACTACAACGTCAGTTACTGGGGTAGCTTCATGGCATAGTCATAGATAGCTAACTTCAATTCCACccttcaatgttagctagctgacttGATTCTCTCCTCATTTCTTTTAGGATGACTGTCTGCTGGACTGCATTCTTGGTCGGAGGCTTGGTTCAAGACGACTTGGTTTTGCAAACCGGACTTTGCTGAAGGTGTTGCTTTGGCTGGTTTTGCTTGGGGTGTTTGCTGAGCTTGGCTTTGGGTTGCCTTTCTTCCTAATCTCCCTCTTCTACTGGCTCTACCAGGGCCTGCGGAGTCCAACTAAACTTCAACCTGGAGAACTGAGCGCTTACTCAGTGTTCAACCCAGACTGTCAGCCTCTCATTGGCACTCTCACAACAGAGCAGTTGGACTGTGAAATGGGAATACTACAGCTAACCATGtaaagcagtgtttcccaactccattcctccagtacccccaacagcacacatttgtTGTAGCACTgtacaagcacacctgattcaacttgtcaactaatcatcaagccctcaatgagttggATCAGGTTAGTTTGTCTgactacaacaaaaatgtgtgctgttgggggtactggaaaCACTGACGTAAATGAACTGTTTTTAAATGTGTGCGAGTTACGCCTTTTGTGTTAAAATGACGTTATGTTTTTTTGGTTGCACCTAGACTCAATGAACAATGCACACTGCTGTTGGTTGTAATGTAAAACTGCTTGTTAATTCCATTAAAATTTCTACATCTCACTAGTTTATTTGTCTTACTTGAATGAAACACGGgttcacacacacaaataccaAAGAAAGACAGTTGTCCATTACTTGATGTCACAGAGCAGGGCAAAACCACTTTAAGATCGGTTGACTGCACTGCATATCACCACCCCTGTGATGTAGGTGAGGTCTTTGTGCCTGGGCTTGTAAATGGAGAAGATGAAGAATTTGGGGGTGGTGGAGTTGATGGTGAATGTGAATCACAGGCGGGGGTGAACATGAGACGGCAGTTTCTTAGGTCCAAGCCAGCCCCATCCAGGAACAAGACGTAGGCCCCCTCCTGAGAGACAGCGATACGATTATCTTACAAAAGCTTCTCTTAtaaaagctttccagaacatgcaaactgctttttatactgttcagcataccttgtgtcaattgaagcttatcctcaatactgagaACTAAACTAATAGTGTTTTCTaatgcaagaaatagacctctgaacctttcacctattactacctgccagggcaaggagattgaggttgtaacctcatatacatatcttggaattttaattgatgacagcctctcttttaaattgcatcttcaacaacttacaaaaaaattgaagctgaaattgggattttattttagtaataaggcctgtttttcttttgaagccagaaggaggctagtatcagctttatttatgcctttactagactatggggatattttatatatgattGCTTCCACTCAgttttgagatcaattgacaccctttaccatggcactttgagatttattttaaactgcaaaacccttatgtaccactgcactttgtataccaggtttggctggccttctctagtcactcgtaggctgaGTCACTGGTATacatttatttacaaagccattctGGGTTTACTACttttttatttgggcatttttattgttcagaaatgtggtgggtactctcttcgttcgctggactttatcctgctaactgaatttggtaaaagggcttttatgtactctgcaccatgtcttggaacaccttacaaaatacttttaaactggaagaacttgtcccaattggtgtttttaaatcactgatgaaggattttgaggctgattccctgacctgtcaatgtttttaatttgctgttttttatttattttgttatactcttgtgaattcagtggtttttactagattacttgtagtttttcatgttgtctgtctgtacctttttgtaatgacttggtgctacctatcttggccagggcgcttTTGAAAAAGtgattttaatctcaatgagcccttcctggttaaataaataaatacaaattatgaGGGATGGTATTGAGAGTTCTAATGAGAAAGATGTATCTAGCACATGTGTTGTTATATCACACTATTTTGCATGAGTCTACTTAGTCGGAGAGGCAGTAATGTCCTTGCTCTGCTTCAGCACTTCGTTATGCAGGGTGCCTGTCTCCAGAGCCCAGCCCTGGTTACCTCCTGCCTCATGGCTGTCAGGAAACCTGCAAACAtaagtgaatttcataaaaataaaaaaaatagaaaaccatttaaaaagttatcctttttttagataaaactattgATATTGTCTGTAGTGCATTGTTTTGTATTGCATTGTATTACATCTATATAGATAATGCCTTCAGTCAGAATACTGAACGTAAGGGAACTTTCTGCTATCCTTCTCTTATCTGTAACCTGCTTGTTGATCTGTGATCTAAACTGTTTTCTCTGCTCTGTCCAGTGCACTTTCTCTCCACTAAGCCCATCAATGAGTGCTGACGCTGCCACCATTTTATTCCTGAATTTTCTTCCTTTTCATCCAGCAAGTCCACAAACTCATCTACTGAGTGAACTATATTCTATTGTACTTTTCTAtctatacatttttatttattttgcattATTTCTAATtcaagaaaatgtttttttttaaggaTTGGACCTTACCTGTTCCTCCTTCATGGCAGCATCAAACTTGGCTTGTGCTTTGTCCAACTCGGTCTGTTTCTCATCCAGCTGAGCCTGAGCCTTGGCCAGCTCAGCATTGGCTATAGTCAGTCTGTCCTCTTGCATAACTAGGTTAGCCTGTCCACACTCTAACCATGCTAACCTGGAGAGAGGAAAGGCTGTTCACAATGGTTATCTAATATCAGTTcccacatacatgtacacacagacAAATAGTGCTACAATACTACTTTATGAAGGGTAACATCATTCAGCGCCTGTTCCCCGTACCTTGAGTGGCAGCACTTCCTTGTTGATGCCAAAGAAGATGGCCATGTCGGCGGTCCAGGAGAGCGGGCCGGCCACGATGTTTACGCactacatgcttcagcactcggcggtgagcttgtttggcctaccacttcccggctgagtcgttgttgctcctaaccttcccactttacaataacagcacttacagttgtccGGGCAGCTCCACCGGGGTTGAAATTTGACAaaatgacttgttggaaaggtggcatcctattacagtgccatgttgaaagtcactgagcttttcagtaaggccattctactgccaatgtttgtctatggagattccatggctgtgtgctcaattttataaatctgtcagcaatgggtgaggctgaaatagccaaatccactaatttgaaggggtttccacatacttttgtatatgcagtgcattcggaaagtattcagacaccttgactgtttccacattttgttacaaaacagacttattctaaaattgattttttttttaattccccTCGTCgctctacacacgataccccataatggcaaagcgaaaacaggtttttagacatttttgcaaattcaaTCCAATTCAAAAACGTAAAAATTACTTttcaataagtattcagaccttttactcagaattttgttgaatcacctttggcagcgattacagccttgagtattcttgggtatgacgctacaagcttggcacacctgtatttggggagtttctcccattattctctgcagatcctctcaaactctgtcaggatggatggggagcatcCCTTCACAGACatcttcaggtctctccagagaggtttgatcgggttcaagtgcgggctctggttgggccactcaaggacattcagacttgtcccatgccagtcctgcgttgtcttggctgtgtgcttagggttgttgtcctgttggatggtgaaccttcatcccagtctgaaTTCCTGAGAGTTCTGAAGCAGGGTTTCATCAaagatttctctgtactttgctccattcatctttccctcgatcctgactagtgttccagttcctgccgctgaaaaacatccccacagcatgataatgccatcaccatgcttcaccatagggacggtgccaggtttcctccagacatgacccttggcattcagtacaaagagttcaatctaggtttcatcagaccagagaatcttgtttctcatggggctgagagtctttaggtactttatggcaaactccaagtgggctgtcatgtacttcttactgaggagtggattccaTCTAGAtgttctcccatcgccacagaggtactctggagctctgttagagtgaccactgggtttttggtcacctccctgaccaaggcccttctcccccagttAAGTTTTGCCGGGCGCCAAACCCACCGATTTGTCATTGTTGGATATtatgtgtagatttatgaggataAAAAAaacgattttagaataaggctgtaacctaacaaaatttggaaaaagtaaaGAGGTCAGTGGACCACAAGATATCCTGTCCTTTTATCAATGTGGTCTAAATATACTTATAAAGTCTATTTGAACATATTCTTACTTAAAGTAAATGATCTGATAAGCCTTAATTTGTGATTTTATTTTCTTTACAGATCTATTTTTTTAAAAGGAGTGATTACTGGGGTAACATTAGCGGTAAATGTGAAAGCTCACCAACTGAAGGGAATATTCCCGGTGTTTGTGGTGCTCGTCGTTTGGTGCATTGCAGACAGGGTGGCGTGAGTGGAAAAACAGAAgagtcattgtctgttcttttgagttttgatgttgagtcttTGCCCGACAAAGTGATGTTAGGGTATATAACTTATCCTGTACAAGTTTCTGTGCCGATCACAATAtgttgttacaggtgtcaagcttatgggcatgtggcaACAGTGCGTAGAAGGAgggttcctaggtgtgagaagtgtgcaaaGGGCAtaagacaaaggaatgtgtagcattggggaatctagtggtatgtgttaattgtaggggtgcccatggtgcgagagaggcaggttgaggtttccagggttagagtagtgcagaagttgtcatatgctgaggcagtgaagaaagtagaggaagatgggtcaatGGGGAGAGATCCTGAGAGGAGTTgcgtgagtagtagatctgtaccagtacagagggataaaCTAACAAGTGATATTGGTAAGATTGGATTTTGGGCATTTATAGTagtggttatcaactgtactgcagggatggaacaTAAGTCGCAGAACattgaggttgtggtggcagctgcagagaggtatttgggtgtgcgagacttgacatcagaagagttacagggtgtgttaagtggtggtgtcccatcctttGACTGTTGGCCTGAAGTAGGACTAAATAGATTTAAACAGTGGAGTATGGTATTTAAGATGGTAGGGAATTTGTTGAATTTCTTTATTTTAGactaaaaaataaaatagaaaataaGCAAAGTATAAGGAAGTTATACTCCAGTCAGGTAGGTGGCAGTAATGCCACATTTAATGGATGCCAACCTGTCGTTGAACATCACCGAAGAAGCAATATGGATGTCCCTGCACCCAGGGCCGCGGTATACCTCACATTCATTGCAGTACAAcaagtcccgagctgtcccttcTGGAGATTAGTAAGAGCCATTATATTATTTAATACAAAATGTGCTTACTAGCTCGGTTATTGGTGTACTATAAATGTGTAGTGAAGCTAGTGTACTCAGTGCTGCTGATTGAACGTTCATGTTGTTGTCTCAATTTAGATCGCTTTCCtaaatactgtagctagctaatcaGCACTAATTTACTAACGTTCCTGCAGTCTTGTGGCACTACAGTAGCTAGTAGTCTAATGTCGGGGGGGAACAGTCAGAACTAGCCTGGGCAGCCGATACAGTGCATGGACGCTAGATGTGCACTATCAACTACCTAGGCTAAGTCAGAACAGACTTATTTGCTTGAAAATATCACCAGGTTTCTGGTGGTAGTAAGCATTATAACACGCATACATACATAGCTATTAGTCACCTCGGTTACCCAGAAGTACAATTCTCGCGAATGTTGTCACGAGAGATTATAGTAAGCCATCTCATTAGCTAGTAACCTAGTAAGAGTAGAATCATGCGCATCTAATTAATTCCAATAGTTAAGCCAATTGTCCTCATGGCACGTTGTTACTGCAACTTCTTCATTTCGTGTGTGTCATTGAGATATGGTGTGTGTAGGACAGGTAGTATATTAGTGCCTAAAAGGGTGTTTTAGGCACAAAGCTATTTATTTTGCCAAAGTAATGGTGACAGCACAAATCCTGCACATAACTCTACTACATGTCGAGGGTGTGTTATTTACATTGACTTGTTGACTGATGTGAGTGATACAATGAAGTCTCGAGGGTACATAGTGGAAACTTTCTCCCTCGGCTTTACACTTTGGTGTTTCTCTTTCCATCAGCAATGTCTGGAAATCCAGCTGTGGTGATGCGTCTGGTAGCTTCGGCTTACGCTATGGCAGAGAAGGCTGGAGCCATTGTACGAAGGGTTCTTCAGAGCGGAGAGCTGGGCATCGTGGAAAAGGTTTGACTGACTGAACGGAGAGGGGGACAAAATGCTGGAGATTGATGGGCAGTGAAATGGAGCTTGATTGTTGTTTTATAAATTATTTCTCTTTACTCAATGTACACAGACAGGCGCCAACGATCTACAGACACTGGCAGACCGGCTGGTCCAGCAGAGCATCTGTGCCTCCCTGTCTAAAAGCTTCCCCAAAATCACCATAATCGGAGAGGAGGTGGGTATATGAATGTACATTAATAGGATCTGTCCTAATGTTACTGACAAATAAACATTGATCTGCAGATTAGAATACACAACACGTTTCACAACATCCTAGTCTAAAcagtgaacatctctctctctctcacacacacacacacacgtcaggaTCTGCCAGAGGAGGCTGTCAAAGAGGACCTGATTGAGAGCGGTCAATCTGAAGACATCCTACAGAAGTCCTGTCCAGCAGAGTACAGTGCCCTGAAagaagaggaggtgagagagacactTTAGAGCTGAAACTGAAACCTAATGTCCTGATTTTGATTATTTTCTGGGTACTGACTGCTCATTCCAGCTATGTTTCTGTGTTTGAATGGCAGATTTGAATTTGTCTTTTTAGCTGGTTGTGTGGGTCGACCCCCTTGATGGCACCAAAGAATACACTGAAGGTAAATAAACGTGTTATTATTTTTGCCAGTCACTCTGTGATAAGAGTCACTGACTCAAAGGCATAAGAGGGTAGAACATATTTGACGACAACCTGTTCCCCCTTCTTTCATTCAGTCGTAACATTAACATCTCCAACATAATCATCAGTGCTGATTCCCTgtttgctctctgtctgtctctctctcctatctttcttcATCCCATTATTCTTTCTTCCCTGCTTAGCAGCAGCAAAGTGTTTCTACCTGCCAAATCAGATGTGTCACACGGGGTCGGACGCCCAGTTTTTCGGCACGGCTATCCGTATGGTGATGGAGGGAGGGCATTTGGACTGGGAGGGACAAGAGCAGAAtaggtggagagggagggtaaaggagaaatgcttgggcatcaaatcaagtttattttcagcaaatgttacaaagtgcttatacagaaacccagcttaaaaccccaaaacagcaaggtggctaggaaaaactagaAAGGCGGCTAGGAAAAACTAGAAAGGGAGGAGCCCaggaaggaacctagagaggatccaGGCTCTTGAGTGGTGGCCATTCCTCTTCTGGATGCATCGTGTGGAGATCATAAGATTGGCCATTAAGGttagattgttcttcaagatgttcatatTTGACcggcagggtcaaataataatcacagtggttgtagagggtgcaacaggagtaaatgtcagttggcttttcatcgagcattcagaggtcgcgacagcaggtgcggtagagtcAAAAACaccaggtccgggacaaggtagcacgtccagtgaacaggtcagggttccatagccgcaggaagAACAGTTGAAACCACAGCAACAGACTCGCCACAGACACCGTGGATGCCATGGAACCTCATGATGTGATAGCAGGAAATAAGGTGAAATATACAGGAATGGGAAGGTATAGGGGTGCATATGtgttaatatacagtgccttctgaaagtattcacatcccttaactttccacatgttgttacagcctgaatttcaagtggattaaattgagacttttgtcactggcctatacacaataccccatagtcacaaagtgaaaacatgtttttaaaatttGTTGAAAATGAATTGCAGAAAATCTCATattagtattcatacccctgagtaaatactttgtagaagcaccacgttgatcattgccagacaaccattttcaggtcttgccgtagtcaaaactgtaactcagccattcaggaacattccgttttttcttggtaagcaactccagtgtagatttggccatgtgttttagtttattgtcctgctgaaaggatCATTCttatcccagtgtctggtggaaaacacTGAACCAGGCTTTCCTCAGATTTTTTTAGCAGAagtctgtttatttttttatcctggaAAAACTCCCCTGTCCTTAATGATTACACGCATAATTATAAAATAAATTGATATTGAAGATTGAGATTGAATATatttttgagcatggtgaagttattaattacactttggatggtatatcaatcaatacacccagtcacgacaaagatacaggcgtccttacTGTTGCCGTGCGACCAGACTGGACAGCCAGGCGTCaccaggccaggtagtcctgaggaatGGTCCTAGGGCTTCTCTCTATCGCTTTTTTCCTTTGTACCATTATACTACTTTTACCTCACTGATTTGTTTTTCATGCTGGAAAAatacactgaaccaaaatataaacgcaacatgtaaagtgtttggtccatgtttcatgagctgaaataaaagatcccagaaatgttccatatgcacaaaaagcttatttctcaaaaatgttgtgcacaaatctgcttacatccctgttagtgagcatttttcctttgccaagataaatcatccacctgacaagtgaggcatatcaagaagctgattaaacagcatgatcattacacaggtgcaccatgTGCTAGGGACAAAAGTCCACTAAAATGTGtggttttgtcacaacacaatgccacagattggcattggcatgctgactgcaggaatgttccagttgccagaaaatgtaatgtttatctaccataagccgcctccaacgtcgttttagagaatttggcagtacgttcaacctgcctcacaaacacagaccatgtgtaaccatgccagcccaggaccacatctggcttcttcacctgcgggatcgtctgaggagtatttctgtctgtaataaagccctttagtggggaaaaacaaattctgattggctgggcctggacCCGAGTGGGTCGacatggctcccaagtgggtggtcCTATGccttcccaggcccacccatggctgcgcccctgcccagtcatgtgaaatccatagattagggcctaatgaatgtattttgattgatttccttatatgaactgcaactcagtaacatctttgaaatggttgcatgttgtgttttttatattttcGTTCAGTGTAGTTCACTGTAGTACAATGACGATACTTGTGTGAAGTCCACTGTTATTTGTTCCCTTCAGCTAAAATGTTGTCATGTGATGTCAGGGCTTCTTGATCATGTGACTGTTCTGATCGGCATTGCATATGGCGGGAAGGCCATTGCTGGGGTCATCAACCAGCCCTTCTTCAATTATCAGGTACCAACAAATTACCCTCTCACCCTATCAGGGCATGACATATTCAGTAGGGAGAATTTTTTTGAAATGTTTCATTTTCTATAGTGTGCCTTACTGAACACTTCTTTAGTCTGTGAGTGTATATTTTCCTTTTTTTTGTATCCACAGCTGGGGGCGGAGTCAGCAGACATGGGGAGAACTCTGTGGGGAATGCCCGGACTGGGCGCTTTCGGGTTCGAGCTACAGGAGGTCCCGGATGGCCGACGCATTGTCACCACAACCCGTTCTCACAGCAACAAACTCGTCACAGACACTGTGGATGCCATGGAACCTCATGATGTGATAAGAGTCGGCGGAGCAGGAAATAAGGTGAAATATACAGGGATGGGAAGGTTAGGGGTGCATATGTATTCAGAGAAAGTATTCACAGCCTGAAtttcaaatggattaaattgagattttgtgtcactggcctatacacaataccccataatgacaaagtgaaaatgtgtttttagattttt is a genomic window of Oncorhynchus keta strain PuntledgeMale-10-30-2019 chromosome 19, Oket_V2, whole genome shotgun sequence containing:
- the bpnt1 gene encoding 3'(2'),5'-bisphosphate nucleotidase 1, with the translated sequence MSGNPAVVMRLVASAYAMAEKAGAIVRRVLQSGELGIVEKTGANDLQTLADRLVQQSICASLSKSFPKITIIGEEDLPEEAVKEDLIESGQSEDILQKSCPAEYSALKEEELVVWVDPLDGTKEYTEGLLDHVTVLIGIAYGGKAIAGVINQPFFNYQLGAESADMGRTLWGMPGLGAFGFELQEVPDGRRIVTTTRSHSNKLVTDTVDAMEPHDVIRVGGAGNKIIQLVEGKASAYVFASLGTKKWDTCAPEAILNAVGGKLTDMHGSALCYDANVKHMNSAGVLATLRNHQYYASRVPQSVLQALKP